Genomic DNA from Patescibacteria group bacterium:
CGAGCACCCTCGAAAGAATGTTTGGTCCAACAGTGGGTGCGGTTGGTAATTTTTTTCTAGAGATCGCCCAGATTGCCATCTTGGCTTTGGTCATTATTCTTATCACTCGGCATTTTCTCATTTTGCCTTTTATTGTGAAAGGTGCGTCCATGGAGCCGAATTTTCATGACAATGAATATTTGATTGTGGACGAGGTGACTTATCGGTTTCGCGCGCCTGAACGTGGCGAGATAGTCGTGTTTCATCCGCCCGAAAACGAGGGTCAGTATTACATCAAGAGAATTATCGGCTTGCCAAAAGAACGGGTTGAAGTTAAGAACGGCAAGATAACTATCTATAATGATAAGTATCCGTCCGGAATTGTTTTACCGGAGGAGTACTTGACGGAAACCACGACCGGTAGCGATAGTGTGACGCTTGGGCCGGACCAGTACTATGTAATGGGAGATAACCGCAACGCTAGTCTTGACTCCAGATCGTTTGGTTATGTGCCCAAGGATCATATTATTGGCCGAGTGTGGATCCGTGGTTTGCCACTTGAGAAAGCAGGAACTTTCATGACCCCGGTTTATCAGTATTAACCATCTTCTTCCCTATGCCGTCTAAACCGACTTCCGCCCCGAAAGTTGAAAAACCTGTTGCTCCGGTTACCAGCGCCAAGAAAGCGAAAGTACCTGAAACATTGCGCGGCTTCCGAGATATACTCCCGGAAGAGCAGGCTGCTTGGGATAAAATGGATGCGGTCATGCAATCCCTTTCTAGGGCCTATGGTTTTGGGCGTATTCGCC
This window encodes:
- the lepB gene encoding signal peptidase I — translated: MLFRKRSEPVGPSTLERMFGPTVGAVGNFFLEIAQIAILALVIILITRHFLILPFIVKGASMEPNFHDNEYLIVDEVTYRFRAPERGEIVVFHPPENEGQYYIKRIIGLPKERVEVKNGKITIYNDKYPSGIVLPEEYLTETTTGSDSVTLGPDQYYVMGDNRNASLDSRSFGYVPKDHIIGRVWIRGLPLEKAGTFMTPVYQY